The following are from one region of the Streptococcus sp. 1643 genome:
- the scrK gene encoding fructokinase ScrK: MTKLYGSLEAGGTKFVCAVGDENFNVVEKTQFPTTTPIETIDKTIEFFSKFDNLAGLAIGSFGPIDIDKNSKTYGFITTTPKPHWANVDLLGALRRALNVPMYFTTDVNSSAYGEVVARNNAGGRIENLVYYTIGTGIGAGVIQRGEFIGGVGHPEMGHYYVAKHPMDVEKEFNGVCPFHKGCLEGFAAGPSLEARTGIRGENIELNSSVWDVQAYYIAQAAVNATVTFRPDVIVFGGGVMAQQHMLDRVREKFTALLNGYLPVPDVRDYIVTPAVAGNGSATLGNFVLAKSVAK; encoded by the coding sequence ATGACAAAATTATATGGAAGCTTAGAAGCGGGCGGTACAAAGTTTGTCTGTGCTGTCGGTGATGAAAACTTTAATGTTGTGGAAAAAACACAATTTCCTACAACAACTCCAATCGAAACAATCGATAAAACCATTGAGTTCTTCTCAAAATTCGATAATCTTGCAGGTCTTGCCATCGGTTCCTTCGGTCCCATTGATATCGACAAAAACTCAAAAACCTATGGCTTTATCACAACGACTCCAAAACCTCACTGGGCAAATGTAGACCTACTTGGTGCCCTTCGTCGTGCCCTCAACGTACCCATGTATTTCACAACTGACGTAAACAGTTCTGCCTATGGTGAAGTGGTTGCGCGTAACAATGCTGGTGGCCGCATCGAAAACTTGGTTTACTACACGATCGGTACAGGGATCGGTGCAGGTGTTATCCAACGTGGTGAGTTTATCGGTGGTGTGGGTCACCCTGAGATGGGTCACTACTATGTGGCTAAACACCCAATGGATGTAGAAAAAGAATTTAACGGCGTTTGTCCTTTCCACAAGGGCTGTTTGGAAGGCTTTGCGGCTGGTCCAAGTCTCGAAGCCCGTACAGGTATTCGTGGTGAAAATATTGAACTCAACAGTTCTGTCTGGGATGTTCAAGCCTACTATATCGCTCAGGCTGCGGTCAATGCTACAGTGACTTTCCGTCCAGATGTGATCGTCTTTGGTGGTGGCGTCATGGCACAGCAACACATGCTGGACCGTGTACGTGAGAAATTTACAGCTCTTCTCAATGGCTACCTACCAGTACCAGACGTGCGTGACTACATCGTGACGCCAGCAGTCGCAGGAAATGGTTCTGCCACACTTGGGAACTTTGTCCTTGCTAAGAGTGTCGCAAAATAA
- a CDS encoding sucrose-specific PTS transporter subunit IIBC translates to MNNQDIAKKVIEALGGRENVNSVAHCATRLRVMVKDEGKIKKEVIENLDKVQGAFFNSGQYQIIFGTGTVNKMYDEVVALGLPTSSKEDMKAEAAKQGNWFQRAIRTFGDVFVPIIPVIVATGLFMGVRGLLTALGMTLPADVTTYTQILTDTAFIILPGLVVWSTFRVFGGNPAVGIVLGMMLVSGSLPNAWAVASGGEVTAMNFFGFIPVVGLQGSVLPAFIIGVVGAKFEKALRKVVPDVLDLLVTPFVTLLVMSILGLFVIGPVFHVVENYILIGTKAILGLPFGLGGFLIGGVHQLIVVSGVHHIFNLLEVQLLAADHANPFNAIITAAMTAQGAATVAVGVKTKNPKLKTLAFPAALSAFLGITEPAIFGVNLRFRKPFFLSLIAGAIGGGLASILGLAGTGNGITIIPGTMLYIGNGQLFQYILMVAVSFVLGFALTYMFGYEDEEEVASEVATERLVQEETTGNIPVAPQNETIQTPIVGDVVALENVDDPVFSSGAMGQGIAVKPSQGVVYAPADAEVSIAFATGHAYGLKTANGAEILIHVGIDTVTMNGEGFEQKVAQGDKVKAGDVLGTFDSNKIAAAGLDDTTMVIVTNTADYASVTPVASGSVVKGDAIIEVKA, encoded by the coding sequence ATGAACAATCAGGATATTGCAAAAAAGGTCATCGAAGCCCTTGGCGGACGTGAGAATGTCAACAGTGTAGCCCACTGTGCGACTCGTCTGCGTGTCATGGTCAAAGATGAAGGGAAAATCAAGAAGGAAGTGATTGAGAACTTGGATAAAGTTCAAGGAGCTTTCTTTAACTCAGGCCAATACCAAATCATATTTGGGACTGGTACAGTAAACAAGATGTATGACGAAGTGGTTGCACTTGGTTTGCCAACATCTTCTAAAGAAGATATGAAAGCAGAAGCTGCTAAACAAGGAAATTGGTTCCAACGTGCTATCCGTACTTTCGGTGACGTCTTTGTACCAATCATCCCAGTTATCGTAGCAACTGGTCTCTTCATGGGTGTGCGTGGTCTCTTGACTGCTCTTGGAATGACACTTCCAGCTGACGTGACAACATATACTCAAATCTTGACAGATACAGCCTTCATCATCTTGCCAGGTTTGGTTGTATGGTCAACCTTCCGCGTATTCGGTGGAAATCCAGCCGTTGGTATCGTCCTCGGTATGATGCTGGTTTCTGGTTCGCTTCCAAACGCCTGGGCTGTAGCATCAGGTGGTGAAGTAACAGCTATGAACTTCTTTGGCTTCATTCCTGTTGTTGGTTTGCAAGGTTCCGTTCTTCCAGCCTTCATCATTGGGGTGGTCGGAGCCAAGTTTGAAAAAGCTCTCCGCAAAGTGGTTCCAGATGTCTTGGATCTCTTGGTGACGCCATTCGTGACACTTTTGGTGATGTCTATCCTTGGACTCTTTGTCATCGGACCAGTCTTCCATGTTGTTGAGAACTACATCCTTATCGGTACAAAAGCGATTCTTGGCTTGCCATTTGGTCTTGGTGGTTTCTTGATTGGTGGGGTTCACCAATTGATTGTCGTATCAGGTGTACACCACATCTTCAACTTGCTTGAAGTGCAATTGCTTGCTGCCGATCATGCCAACCCATTCAACGCCATTATCACTGCAGCTATGACAGCTCAAGGGGCTGCAACTGTTGCCGTTGGTGTCAAAACTAAAAATCCTAAACTGAAAACACTTGCTTTCCCAGCTGCTCTTTCTGCCTTCCTCGGTATTACAGAGCCTGCTATCTTCGGGGTGAACTTGCGTTTCCGTAAACCATTCTTCCTTTCATTGATTGCTGGTGCTATCGGTGGTGGACTGGCTTCAATCCTTGGTCTTGCTGGTACTGGTAATGGTATCACCATCATCCCTGGTACAATGTTGTACATTGGTAACGGTCAATTATTCCAATACATCCTTATGGTAGCTGTATCATTCGTTCTTGGTTTTGCACTTACTTACATGTTTGGTTACGAGGACGAAGAAGAAGTTGCTAGTGAAGTAGCGACAGAACGTTTGGTTCAAGAAGAAACAACTGGTAACATTCCAGTAGCTCCTCAAAATGAAACAATCCAAACTCCAATCGTTGGGGACGTAGTTGCCCTTGAGAATGTTGATGACCCAGTCTTTTCAAGTGGTGCAATGGGACAAGGGATTGCAGTGAAACCAAGCCAAGGCGTGGTTTACGCACCAGCTGATGCAGAAGTATCAATCGCCTTTGCTACAGGACATGCTTACGGTTTGAAGACAGCAAACGGAGCTGAAATCTTGATCCACGTTGGTATCGACACGGTGACTATGAACGGTGAAGGCTTTGAACAAAAAGTTGCTCAAGGCGACAAGGTCAAAGCTGGTGATGTTCTCGGAACCTTTGACTCAAACAAAATCGCTGCTGCAGGTCTTGACGACACAACAATGGTTATCGTAACCAACACAGCAGACTACGCTTCTGTGACACCAGTCGCAAGCGGTTCAGTTGTCAAGGGTGACGCTATCATCGAAGTGAAAGCCTAG
- a CDS encoding DEAD/DEAH box helicase family protein, with translation MLGLNFKGSWRQYQKQVLDRFQDYQADGHVHLVAAPGSGKTTIGIELIARFGNPALILVPTVTIREQWVDRIQTAFLEDGQRLSDLVSQNLKEMKALTIVTYQAFHSAMNQLQSQEDGEAEDFVGFDLLASLRTQKVATLCLDECHHLRNEWWKSLEAFRKQYEPLQVISLTATPPYDSEPELWERYIRMCGEIDQEITVPELVKEDTLCPHQDFVYMCSPTAEEAERLKQFEETKWDYIHHLIVDPDFQTFVAGSKVLKGDISSDLLLEDPKYLSAMLIYMHSQGLTIPPSLQNLLGTQKLPALTSYWLETLLQSILYQTPEWYEDPDGYRKKLEADLKARGLVEKRQVYLVKSKASDQLLTQSLGKLSAIADIFLTEYESLGQELRQLVLADYIRKDFATYLGDDQTTISQLGVLPYFENIRRKAQEQEIPVSLAVLSGSVVILPTDVTAELKELLPQVPLSFSSIGHLDQKDYVQVGFPSSAKGIVAAVTELFQRGRIQVLVGTKSLLGEGWDAPCVNSLILGSFVGSFMLSNQMRGRAIRIWPGHPEKTSNIWHLVAVQAQALITLPGEEPRPESNQDLQTLSRRMEHFLGLAYNQESIETGLDRLDFPKPPFKKKQISEYNERVKSLSKDRAGLRQKWQDALVVADQFEIVTEVATQKQKIPVMLLLDALKWVRMSLLLLAVDLLVLLFRLRLIGVWWLTTACLLFLVFASWRYLRYKSPYKRLQSLGEQIRKVLLDSGHLTDDQSRVQVEEDKENYMVFAYLKGGSMRDKELFAQTVGEFFAPVDNQRYLLKAEKVRQGQSPYYVVPSLFDKRKEEAQKFLDFLTPTIGHYHLVYTRTETGRKTLLEARIKALSNKNDRTLTKKKVKSQLE, from the coding sequence ATGTTAGGTTTAAACTTTAAAGGAAGCTGGCGCCAATATCAAAAACAGGTATTGGATCGTTTTCAGGACTATCAAGCAGACGGTCATGTTCATCTAGTGGCTGCTCCAGGGTCTGGAAAGACAACCATTGGTATCGAGCTAATCGCTCGTTTTGGCAACCCAGCCCTCATCTTAGTTCCGACTGTCACCATTCGTGAACAATGGGTAGATAGGATCCAAACTGCTTTTCTAGAGGATGGTCAGAGGCTTTCAGACCTCGTTTCCCAAAACTTAAAGGAGATGAAGGCATTAACGATTGTGACCTATCAGGCTTTTCATAGCGCCATGAACCAACTGCAATCACAAGAAGATGGAGAAGCAGAGGATTTTGTGGGGTTTGATTTGCTTGCAAGCCTAAGAACTCAGAAAGTTGCGACTCTTTGCTTGGACGAATGCCACCACCTGCGCAATGAATGGTGGAAAAGTCTGGAAGCCTTTCGCAAACAGTATGAACCGCTGCAAGTCATCTCCCTGACAGCGACACCACCTTATGACAGCGAGCCTGAACTCTGGGAACGCTATATCCGTATGTGTGGGGAGATCGATCAAGAAATCACGGTACCTGAACTAGTAAAGGAAGACACTCTTTGCCCTCATCAGGATTTTGTCTATATGTGTTCACCAACAGCTGAAGAGGCGGAACGTCTCAAACAGTTTGAGGAGACTAAGTGGGACTATATTCATCACCTTATAGTCGATCCTGATTTTCAAACATTTGTAGCAGGCTCTAAGGTCCTCAAAGGGGATATTTCATCTGATTTGCTCTTAGAAGATCCCAAGTACTTGTCTGCTATGTTGATTTATATGCATTCTCAGGGGTTAACGATTCCTCCCTCTTTGCAAAATTTACTGGGAACCCAGAAGCTTCCAGCATTGACCTCCTACTGGCTGGAGACGCTGTTGCAGAGCATACTCTATCAGACACCAGAATGGTATGAGGATCCAGATGGATATAGGAAAAAGTTAGAGGCTGACTTGAAGGCGCGTGGGTTGGTGGAAAAACGTCAGGTTTATCTGGTTAAGTCTAAGGCTTCTGACCAGCTTTTAACCCAATCTCTAGGGAAGTTGTCTGCCATTGCCGATATCTTTTTGACGGAGTATGAGAGTCTAGGTCAGGAACTGAGACAGTTAGTACTAGCTGACTATATTCGCAAGGATTTTGCCACCTATCTGGGAGATGATCAGACAACCATTTCTCAGTTGGGGGTTCTCCCTTATTTTGAAAACATTCGTCGAAAAGCTCAGGAGCAAGAGATACCTGTTTCTTTGGCTGTCTTGTCAGGTAGTGTCGTTATTTTGCCTACCGATGTGACAGCAGAGTTGAAGGAGCTCTTGCCTCAGGTTCCTCTTAGTTTCTCATCTATTGGTCACTTGGACCAAAAAGATTATGTGCAGGTTGGTTTTCCGAGCTCAGCTAAGGGAATCGTAGCGGCAGTGACGGAGCTTTTTCAACGAGGGCGGATTCAAGTCCTAGTCGGAACCAAATCTCTCCTCGGAGAGGGTTGGGATGCTCCTTGTGTTAATTCCCTAATCCTCGGAAGCTTTGTGGGGAGCTTTATGCTGAGCAACCAGATGCGCGGGCGTGCCATTCGTATCTGGCCGGGACATCCAGAAAAGACCAGCAACATCTGGCATCTGGTAGCCGTTCAAGCGCAAGCACTCATCACTCTTCCTGGTGAGGAGCCTAGACCAGAGAGCAATCAGGATCTGCAGACCTTGTCGCGACGGATGGAGCATTTTCTTGGATTGGCCTATAATCAGGAGAGTATTGAGACCGGTTTGGATCGTTTGGATTTTCCAAAGCCCCCTTTTAAGAAAAAGCAAATTAGTGAGTATAATGAGCGAGTTAAGAGTCTCTCCAAGGATCGAGCAGGCTTGAGACAAAAATGGCAAGATGCTCTTGTCGTAGCGGATCAGTTCGAGATAGTTACAGAAGTTGCAACTCAAAAACAGAAAATCCCAGTCATGCTCTTGCTTGATGCATTAAAATGGGTTCGCATGTCATTGCTCTTGTTGGCAGTGGATTTGTTGGTCTTGCTATTTAGACTGAGATTGATCGGTGTTTGGTGGCTTACGACAGCATGTCTCCTCTTTTTGGTCTTTGCATCTTGGCGCTACCTCCGCTATAAGAGTCCCTATAAACGCTTGCAGTCTCTGGGTGAGCAGATCCGAAAGGTTCTGCTAGATTCGGGGCATCTAACGGATGATCAATCCCGTGTTCAGGTAGAGGAGGACAAGGAAAACTACATGGTCTTTGCCTATCTCAAGGGAGGAAGCATGAGGGACAAGGAGTTGTTTGCTCAGACTGTGGGAGAGTTCTTTGCACCAGTGGACAACCAGCGCTATCTCTTGAAGGCAGAGAAAGTCCGACAAGGTCAGTCACCTTACTATGTCGTGCCTAGTCTTTTTGACAAGCGCAAGGAAGAAGCACAGAAATTCCTCGACTTTCTGACGCCGACTATCGGACATTATCATCTCGTCTACACACGAACAGAGACCGGACGGAAAACCCTTCTCGAAGCTCGTATCAAAGCTCTCTCCAATAAAAATGACCGTACCTTGACTAAGAAGAAGGTTAAAAGCCAGTTGGAGTAG
- a CDS encoding TVP38/TMEM64 family protein, with translation MSQDKQMKAVSPLLQQVINISSIVGGVGTLIFCIWAYQAGVLQSKETLSAFIQQAGVWGPPLFIFLQILQTVVPIIPGALTSVAGVFIYGHIIGTIYNYIGIVIGCAIIFYLVRLYGAAFVQSVVSKRTYDKYIGWLDKGNRFERFFIFMMIWPVSPADFLCMLAALTKMTFKRYMIIIVLTKPFTLVVYTYGLTYIIDFFWQMF, from the coding sequence ATGTCACAGGATAAGCAAATGAAAGCTGTTTCTCCCCTTCTACAGCAAGTCATCAATATCTCATCTATCGTCGGGGGAGTCGGTACCTTGATTTTCTGTATTTGGGCCTATCAGGCAGGAGTGTTACAGTCAAAGGAAACCCTATCAGCCTTTATCCAGCAAGCTGGGGTTTGGGGACCACCACTCTTTATCTTTTTACAGATCCTACAAACCGTTGTTCCGATTATTCCGGGAGCTCTGACCTCAGTGGCTGGGGTCTTTATTTACGGCCACATCATCGGAACCATCTATAACTATATCGGTATCGTGATTGGCTGTGCCATTATCTTTTACCTCGTCCGTCTCTACGGAGCCGCCTTTGTCCAGTCCGTCGTCAGCAAGCGCACCTATGACAAGTACATCGGTTGGCTAGATAAGGGCAATCGTTTCGAGCGGTTCTTTATCTTTATGATGATCTGGCCAGTTAGCCCGGCTGACTTTCTCTGTATGCTGGCTGCCCTCACCAAGATGACCTTCAAGCGCTATATGATTATCATCGTTTTGACCAAGCCCTTTACCCTAGTGGTTTATACTTATGGTTTGACTTATATTATTGATTTCTTCTGGCAGATGTTTTGA